The nucleotide window TTACAAACTACATCTTTGATAAGGGAAAATGATTTCATGACATGTATACAATTGATATTAAAATGTAATCTATATATTCTATATGATTGTATAATATTTTATACaacagtacaaataaaatatttttctattatatttaTTATGTTGAGACacagtttctgttttcagttagctaatataaataacataaataacACTGTCAAACAACACGTTGGAAGTGCTGACATTTCTAGGCTCTGAAGTTTAAATCATGCTGCAATTACAACCTTTCATGCTGTTTGGAGTTATCCCAGTATTTGTTCAGTAGTTAAAATGAATGCATATTTAAACACCATTTATAtaagctgttatttttattttgctaaagcaGTTTATATAGGATTTTGTTATGTTTggcaagaaacagaaaacaatttttgcaGCATCTAGGTATAAATGGTTGCCAGAAAGAAATCCAGGACTTCTAACCATTAAAGCATCGGGGGaacagaagggaaagagggagagaagaaatactAAAAACGCTAGTGGAGATTTTGAAGACTCGTGTTTGCTTTTGGTGACAGCGGCATGTGCATGCTTCTGACAAAAATGTCTGACTATGGAAATGGGCAACAGAGGTTTGAAGGCTCCTAAGTAACCAGGGAAGTTTTAACGTCCAACACTGATATTGCAGGTCTTGCAGCTGGGatctttctttgcatttgcagTAGACAAGCTCATTAGTTGGTGACCAGTAATTTCTGCAACTGTGCCGAGGGAGAGATCCACAGGATCAGTGTAAATTACTTCCAAAATAACATCCTGGGCATGATGGTAAACCATGACACCGTCTTCTTCATCGCAGGTCAgaaatttattatcttttatATTTAGTTGAGGAAGGCGCTGCTTACAGAATTCGTCTCCTGGTGATCCAACGGGGGCGATAACGAGAATGACGTAGTGGTAGGCTGTGTACATGCAGTAGAAGTCTCCAAAGTACAAGTTAGTATTTGGGTTGAAGAGTTTTTCAGCTGCAATCTCAAACCTGTATCTTCCATAAGGTGAATCTTGTGGAGGCTTCCCAGTGTTAAACTCGGTGTTGCAGCTAAAGAAGATGCCTTCCAGCTTCCCACTGATCGGAGAGCCATGGCTGCCACTGTTATCCTTAACAGAGGGCTGCATAGCATTCCCATGATGGTCTCTACAAATGAATGACTGGTATTGTTTATTTTGTAACACATGTtcaagaaaaagtggaaaaagttAGGACGTCGTGCTGTTTGGTAACAGTACTGAAGGGACACAAAGGAAAACCGTTAAACTGAAAACCGCGGTTAGTGTCACAATCTTAGGACCAAGAAAATCAAGTGATGCCAGACTCGGAAGGAGCTAGAATAACTCCTCCTGCTCAAGGGGAAAATCTGCTTTCCCAGTCTGGCTTCTCTGGCAGCTGTGAGCTGTGTGGGTATTATATGCAGGCGAAGAATagcacaaacaaaaaagcccccaaaccatcAGTATCTTTAATTAGCTGATTTGTTCAGCCTTCCACTACAATTCTAACAATAAACACTTTTTAGTTTAATCACATGATGAAAATTGCAAGTCAGTCTTAATATGCTAAATATACTGTTTGTTAATGTGTATTTTTAGCATAGACAGTATATATTTCATATAGAAAACTGCCAGTGAAAGTTATTTCTGAACCATGTTTTTCAGAGAGCTTATAGGAAGGAATGTACTGTCTGCCatagtttttttccccaaaattataATTTCAGATCTAATTTGTCTACTGCTGACTTCaatcagagcagagctgggcacagagTATTAGGCAATTTGGTTAGTTTCCACTTTGGTTGGTATCCAGCTTCTGCAGTCACTAgtcccaaggggaaaaaaatgtacaagactaacgctcttttttttttgcaagctgaGCTCAATTTGGTTCCAGTGAAAAGTTCAATGTAGCAAGTGAATTTTAAAAACCCTAAATCCCAATAAATTGCACTCAGCAGCATTAGGCTGCTAAATTTAGGAGAACAGTCCAAAACATCCCATCTAATCCTCCTTAGGACCTGAGATTTTATGTATAGCAGGATGTGCCCCAGAATGTGTGCCCTACACCTCTCTGGAAGTGCCATCGCGACAGCTTTGGCTCTCTCTGCACCTGCAACCATGTGATACCAGAAAGAGAACCATTCCCATTTGTAAGTCAGTGCTGAAAAACACCAGATTTACTAGGCACCCTTGgaaaatatatacttttatacTTTTTACTCTTTATACTtttactctttcttctttttttccttctttcctcttttttttttttttttgaggagaggGGAAGCTAGCTGAGACAGActgttctctctctgcttttaacTTGGTAAAAAGGTGCTGTGTGGGAGAAGGTTTTACTTGGTTAAAGCGGAAGGTAGCAGTCAAAGCAAACAAATTCAGTGGTATACATACAAAACAGCTCTAAATCAACTCAGTAATGTCCCTAACtgtgattttttcattatttcaaatctCCTCAGCAGCATATCTAAGATAAATTTCAAAAGTTTTCTGGGCCGTTCAAATACTACATAGTTACTGTCTCAAGCCCTATTTCATAAGAcatcgggggcggggggggctgtgtAGAATTGGTATTTTATGACTGAAGCGATtactaagggagaaaaaaacccagcctgaGTAACTACTGTCTCTGCAACCTGGAAAGCCAGGCTTCTTGCAGTTCCATTTCTGTGGCAAGATACTGACATCCAGTGGCCAATTAGGCTAATTATAGGTCACTCTTCCCGGGGATCCGAGCTGCTTTATGGTGGTCCCAGCCGAGATGAGCAGCAGAGTGACATGAACACTACTCACAAGCTCACACTTAAACCCTGTATTTCGCGGTTGCTGCTTTAGCACCGTGACAGTTGCTTGTTTGCCAATGCTACTAGAGCTACTCTATAAGCTTTTCCAAGCTTGTTTACTAGTAATGACACCACAGAGGCCATTGGCAGGTGTGGTATGACAAGGAATTTTTCCTAAAAGGAAGCATGTGGTTAGGGTTTTTAAGGTACCATTCAGAAGAGTGCATTGTGGAAGGACTAGCCCTTGTGACCATATTAGTACATTTCTGATCAGAAAAGGTGCCCATCATCAGATGGTTACAGATATTCTATCTTCCTACTGACCTGGTAAAACACagctttttgtctctctctttaactcactaacagaaaggaaaacaaacttgtCTCTATTTGTATCAAAGCAAGAAAGAACGTAACAGGAGGGATGGGAAAAGGTACACTGCAATCAATTAGAATCACATTTGGCAGAACAAGGCCTAAACCACAGCTATAAATGCACCTCAGTGGCAATTTTCAAAGGTCTATGAACACAGAGGTGCACTATGATTACATAGCTGAAAAGAAAGCTATATGAGAATCAGAATGACCACAGGCATTTCCCTTCTGTGGGATCTAGTCCAGGATGGCAGCAGAGATTTACGAGGTCCTCAAAGAACCTCAACAACTGCAATTCATGCTCTACCTCCATTCAGTTTTGCAGCTTTGTCACTATGtgcaataaaataattcttccaaTACACAGAAGGGAAAGAGCAAACCCCATGCTCTGGAATGTACAAGACACTCCTGGAATCGAGCAGATAGGACTACAAAGTGGAAATGTTTCCAAGGGTGGTGGAGTCTGCTCTGTGGAGGTGGATTCcctcaagtattttttttcttcaccagttTTAAAAAACTTTCAGTTCTAGACAGGTACTAGTGTGACACCAACATAAAACTGGAATTATgtggcacagcagcagccccaTCTCTCAATGCATATTAAAGAACCATAGTCCATGCTGCCATCCTTCTGACACTGTGCTGAAACACATGTCGACACACTGCTTACCTCTCATCCACGTTCTAACAGTGGAAGGTTACCTCTGCATGGTGGCTGCTCCTGCTCAGCCAGTACATGAGCTTCGACTCCTTCTATTGAAAAGTCATCTTTTCTATTGTCATGATGCTTCCGGTTGCGCGTGCAAAGGCACACTGGGTCTCCAACAGGAATAAAGGACCTACCTCCAGCTATTCCCATTTATTCATTCCAACTGAAGCAGTGTTGTAAAATTGTCTAAACATCATCCCCTCTCACTCCCCACATTACCTGTAAATTAACATTTGGACTGCAGAGCCCCAGTTACTACATTTGGGCATATGTGGTTGTATGTGGAGAGCAAATATTTGAGATGGAACTCTTCTATGCAGGCAAATGCCTATGCACACAGTTGTGCACTCCTACTACTAGACACCTCTGAGTTTCTTAGTACAATAGAAGTATTTGGCTACTGAACATTCCGTTATGATAACAGGCACTTTAAACAGGCTGGAGACCCTGTGAGTAATTCAGTTTCTGCTTCAAAACACAAACTTCTATTGCCTAATGGAAGTGCTGAGTTAAGCAAGATGGAAGAAATGGGTTATATTTtagtttttcccttcttctgaaCTGGCAATGAAGCATACAGACATTCTGCTGTAGCTTTAGCTCAGCTGTCTCCATTTACTTATTTTCATTACTCCCTTAATTTGCCAAACAGTTTTGCATATGTTTACTTTCTTACCTGATATAATCAAAGTATTCTTTGTGCTGATTCCGATAAAAAACAGACAGTTTAAGCATACGGCCTGCAATCACTTCAGCTTTTTCCAATAGCTGTGTTAGGTGAACTTTTGAAtaatctggaaagaaaagacaatctgctagtaaggggggggggggcaggaaaaaCCACAATACTCTCCAAAAGCTACACAGACGTGCAACCTTAAAATTGGGAACAGAGCCTGGGTAACATACCTCACATTATGCAGCAGCTATACAGAAACTATAGAGCCCAGCACCAGTTTCCAACAGTGGCAACAGCGAAATGGCAGGAACACACACACGTTTGATTCTCCCCACTCCTTTCCCCACAAATACTCTGCAAGCCTACAGCAACTTTCAATTCAGGATTTCCTGTGTTAGAGCTGATTTTCTTGTGTTTGGGACTGCAGAGGAGCTGAGAACTGCCCTCTCTGGCTTACATATGTCATTTGATAAACTGTTTGCGAGAACGTACCCAGTTGCGAGCCAATAACAGTtctaaacaaaactaaaaaagctTGCTTAGGACGCAGCCTAAATGGCATCTCAACCAACAGGGGATTCGTAGAAGGCTCGCTTCAGCACTCAGCTTTCACACAGGCAAGCACATTGGCACTAGGTGATGAACATCCAAAGGAAGAGACTTATAAATCAATGGCAGGCTAAAAACTGATCCTTGAGACAGGGTGTTGGTGGTGCTCAGGCTTTGCAGCATGCAGAGAAGGGAGAGCAGCAGAATGTCCTAAGCAAGCTGTCTGTTAGGGAGCTGCCACtctgtctttcttttctccacAGGTGCTAGTAGCCAGCAACAGGCACACAAGTGGCCCTGCTCCACTTCGGTTCAGCAGTCTTCTTTCCTAGCCTGGGACACGCAGTGGTGCCAGGCACAGCACTTTGGGGCAGAAACTATTGTGGAACAAAGGGGCAGTCCAGCTGCCTCTCATTAATGCGCCAAACCCGAGCACATACAAAGCCTAAAGTTAGAATTCCAGTTTCCAGGTGTGGCTGTTATAACTGTACCAGCCTAGCTGGCACTGGTAGATGGCTAACCTGCTCAGGCAGCAAAGCCAGCATTAATTGCATGCATAGATCCTGTGGTGCATGTTTCCTCAGCAATATTACCTGCTGTGCAAAACTCAATGATTTCACTCCACTCAGAAACAACATAATCGCCATCAACTTGCTTCGATGCTGTCTGCACTGCtactgtgtattctgttcttggGCTCAAGAACCAGTGCCCGCGGACTGTCATTGGCAAAGGAACAGCTTTGGCCACCAATTTAGTGGGTACATCCTGatggaaacaaaaagacaaaacaacacaCGTCAGCAGTGCAACCAAACCAATCCACCACCCCTTCCTTCGTTGTTTTTGCAATGTAATCCCCAACCCCTAGCTCTTCTGTGTAAACCTTAGTTACTTCTCACAGTTCATTGGTGCAACAAAGTTAACAGAGCAGCCGAGGACAATGGTCTAAGGTCTGCTCTAAGAGCTAGGGTGATAACTTGCATGTGTAAGTTACTATTAGTTCCAAGCGACTACAGACTGATACTATTGCATATAGCCTAAATATATAATTCAGACTAGGGCCATTTGTGCTTAAGTATGCAAACAGAGAAAGACACACTACTGAGCACAAGGATATCTTAATTTAAGAGCTTCTTGTGCTCTCACTgccattgttttctttcagtcagCGTAACCAAACAAAATTCCTCCTGCCATCAATGACTCCACCTATAGTGCTGTTGATATCTTCCAAACCAAACTTggacagagaaaattaaatgtgttGCAAAGTAACTTTGTGTGTTTTACATGTATCAAAATACCCTTATGTACAGGAAGGGCCAGAACAAGCCAAACATACAGCTAGATAGTTTGTGCCTGTCATTGCACCGCTTACTTCCCACCCTGCCACCATTTCAGATACTCTGTTTGGCTCTTCCAGTGTATCGCACCATAGTGCAACAAAGAAGAATAGCTGCTTGTTGTGGAAATACCTGATTTCTACAGTACCAAAGACTGCAGCGTAGACCaccaaggggaagaaaaaaaattgaaaaactgGACAGTTTATGCTAGAACTGTGGGTGAAAGGACTCACGGTGGAGTTGAATGATTCTCTGCACAGTGTACCTGAGGAGCTGTGATAGAGTGAGAGAGGTATTTACTCTTGGGTATTTATCAGTAATCACAGAATAGTAAGATGGCTGCCACGTGAAAAGTGGGCATTTTAGATAACATCCATAGCTGTCCACCTATAAATACTAGCACAGTAGTcccttaaggaaaaaagaaatagaaaagagaCATTTCTGTTCATGATATATAAGCAAGACCTgaaaggttgggggtttttttcgctgtatttattttttttttctgtattaagaaACTGTAAAATTAGCAGCTTGTGATATTACAAGAACTGAAACATGATTGACTGATAATCAAGGGTAAGATTTTGTTGCCGTGATTTCTTTTTTGCTAATTCTCATTTGAATCAAATAACAGTTGGGAGGAAATGTTCTCTCTAAAGGATTCAGTTGTGCACTCTGacataaataatatataaaagagaagagaaaaattacaaggaaaaataaaagaaaccccaaaagaCATTTAAAGATACCACCCTGGAACTGTATTGCAAAGACATCCCACTGGACTGAGTTTCCTACTGCTAATGCAGTCAGCAGCTGCTACAGTTACAATCATTAGTCTTCCTGTCATCTTTTCTTTGGCTATGGTAACAACTGCCTCCACTTGGGTCAGGTCTCTGTGCCCACAGCCCGGTGGTGGTTTTTGCCCCCATTAATTTTGTCAGTTTTCATGTAACATTAAAAGCCTCATTGCCCCCATGCGTCACAGCCTTGCCTTCCAGCTGTGTATCAGGAAACTCTTAAAACTGTACCGAAAAAGGGGCAGACTACCTAAACCACATTAAATAGAAGGTTTTCTTTCTTGCACAGCTGGTGAGGAGGGGCAGATATGATGCTTTTCATAACTCTAATCTGTTGTTCTTTTTCTAAGccaacacttcttttttctttttttctttttttaaggtcaTTATACTGACCTCAGGAGAAAATGTTCAAATGTTCACATTGAAATTTCTCTGGGGAttctccatttcttcctttcatctcTTTTCTGCTCAGCTCTGGCTGAGCCCCCAAAGAAGTGCAAAAAGAGGTTACATGCCAGCTCAAGGACAGCCGGAATTCTGGAGTGGCAGATGGCTGCTCCACCACCACCCACCAAACAACTCTAAAGGTACCTAGACGGCAATAATTTCCAAGAACAACCTGGAGGCACTGAATAACTAAACAGCAAGGTATACGAGTCACACTACCTCCCTCCTTTTTTGGGAAAAGATGCCTGCTTTGCAGTCCCTTTTCGTTGCCAAAGAAGCAGCTTTCAATTTTcagttttttcccatttcatctTACCCTTCCCATTTGCCAGGTCTGTTCGTAGGACACATTGTGGGAACTCAGCACACCCAGGTTCTAGGCCTAGTTTTGCTAAATATCTGAGCCTCATTTCCTATTACATGGGAATAATCATACTTCTGTATCTTAAAAAAGAGGGGAGGTATGCAAATTGCACTGAGAAAAAGACAACGTCTTACTAGAATTCTAGTCTTTACATACTAGTACCAATACAAACCTCCTCCTTCACAGATATGATGACAGTAGTCATAAATAATGAACCTATATGCACCCTAAATATGCTGAATATACTTTATATATTTGCCAACAGAAAAACTATTGAAAGGATGAATCATTCACGTATGCTCTCCTGGGTACACAAGGAAACAAACAGCCCCCTTTCCTGAGGTACAGCATCTATCAGGTTAAGTCTATATCCCAAGTGACTTGCTCACAGCTGTGTGAGCAAACTGAGACTTAACATTAACTCTCTACAAGTTAGAAAATAGTTTAAGCTCATCATCTGGGTTTATCACCTGTGAGAGAGACAGGCACTTGCAGACAGTGACCTACCCTACCCGTAAGCTAAgtaaggatgattttttttcccctgaagatgCCTGTCTCCTTCCACAGCCTGACTGCTGGATGACTCCTGAGAGTAAGTCCCAATGCTCTTTTTTATAACTAAGTGGTAGtgctcacttttttctttctaaaaagctCTGCTAGGTGAAAGGGCAGTGATATCCTTCACCTTTATACAACAGCTTTGTTATGAAGGCAATGGATGGGTGGGGGCTGATTCAGTCCCCTCTGGATTCTGGGATGATTCAGTCCCTGGTGCTGCAGCTGCCAGGTTATCAGCTCCCTACCCAGCAGATCTACTGCTGAGCTTCAGCTGTGAAACTCATATAACTAACGTTATAGGGAGGAAGGATGCTTGTCTTTAACCATACTAGGGTTAGGGCAAATTTTGAATTTgagcaatttttaatttctcaacAAAAACTCATTCTAGAAAGTGTGTTAAAAATTACTTAGTACTAAAGATGCATGAAAGCAAACACCAATGTGCTCTGGCACAGACAGTTGTTAGAGTATTCAGTATGCGCAGTTCTCTTGCCTACCCTGTCTGCTGTCTGGATTTCCATCATTCtggccagggaaaaaaaacaaaccaaccaaagaAAAGCTTTACCAAGTCACTAACACAATTAGTACCAAGAAATTTTAAGTTAATTCTGACAAGACATCCAACTTATTATTTTAATTGATAGACTTTAGTCTCCTGTTTTTACAAAACCAATTACCTCTCTCCTTTGACTACACACTTCATCACAATAAAAAGCTAGGGAATtgctgagaaaaacaaaataaatctaatGGCTTATCTTTATTACACTACcaagatccttttttttttttctctctctccattttaACACTAGCCTCATCATTGTGATACATATTTTGAAGTGTATATAGTGTTTGATCTGCTAGGGTGGCTCTACcttttacaaaaatgttttttataacTTTACACCAGTTTGCACATGAATGAAAAAACATGTAgattaataaaatgaaagaaatcaaaGAGAATCCATCCTAGTAAGCATTTATATTAGAAGGTATATTTATTCCTGCAGTATAAGATGGGAATTCAAATTCAAAGGCTGTTAGTCCAAAAGTAataacagtaagaaaaacaaaacatagccTGCTTTATTTGCTATTACAATTAAAAATGGGTCATAATAAATGCCTACTGTAACATTAAATTCGGTAGTGGTTCACAAGCTGATTCCTAGCAACTGCAACATCTTGGCCAAACATGCAAAATTCTTGATTTCAAGCAGTAGTAAGTGATTTTTCATTACACTTAATGTATATGTTACTTCCaaccttccattaaaaaaaccaaaactcaagtaaggaaacaggaaaattatACACCTGCTATTTTTGGTGGAAGTATTTTCTGGTTATCCCACTGGCTTATAAACCAATAGTAATTTAGGTGTTGATAGAATTAGAGCTTTCATATTTGTCTGGATGGTTATTTGTGCCTTGGCATACCTTATCTTTTAGAGATATTGCcaacattgtttttaaatttgcagatgattgTGTTATTTAATCTATCTCATTCCACGTTTCTCTAGATATCTCAGTATTGCAACTATTCTGAGGTCAAAGCAAATTTTGCTGGATTTGATAAGTACAGATTCTGCAATGCATTCAATATATCCCTGCATCAGTGGCTTGAGGAAAGAGGCCAGATGAATATTCAGGTCACAGTGCTGAATGCTGCAAACTAAAATTGCTGGAAGCCTTCCTAGAAGTGCATTAGAATTTGTGACTCTTCTGTTGAAATGACATGTTGCTCTCATGAGTCTGTCACTGAACAAGGACAGGCATAGAATACATAAATTGTTTAAATAATGATTAAGAACTAGTCAGGAATAAAAATGTCTGTCTTGCAATACATTGTACAGGTtccaaaactgttttcaaatgaaatagCAAAGGTAATGTTCAGTTCTCTAtgaaacaaatgtatttgtgTGTACACAAGCATAGGCTAGAGATGGAGAAGATATTCTGAGTATAAAAAAAGTCAATCAGATTAATAAAAACCCACCTTTGCTGGATGTCCAATACCTGTTTCCCATGGTCTGGCTTTGAACGGCTAATAAAACACTGAGATTCATCTATTTAAAATCAAGTATTTCCatcttgatttttaaatgaaaattacctTGTGTTTAAATTTGTtggaattcttgttttctttcttgttgagATCGATGAAGTAATGAGTAATGCGGTCCTTGGATTTAGAATCCATGTCCCAAGAAATCTTGAAGGAATCGCATGTGATGTTACTTATTTTGATGTTGTGTGGAACTGGAAGTTCCTCCATCTCTGCAATCCCACTATCTTGTGATTTATTCCCTGCATAAAAAATACGCATGATTCGTTCAGTTAAAGACCTATTAGATACCTGTTTTCTGTGCTCCAATACAATCACATCTCTGAACAGCCTTTCATGAAGTCTGACAGGTGGTACTCAGAAGCAACTTTGAGGTACAACTACGCAAGACTCAATGTCAGTGATGGGAAATACTGGAAAGGGATTAAATTCCTCACATGAATAAGCACTAATAACATGTAAGCAGACTGCATAGACTGGCTAGTACCACAATTGTGTGCACTTGAGAGTTTGAGAGTAAGAAATGTCTGAAGCTATCTGGTGCTACAATATTTAGTTAAGATGCCAGGAACGTCCACAGTTAACACACAGTTAACATAATGGCCCTATCCATACTGGTcagtgaaataaatagaaatagatATCATATTAATCCTAAACCTATTTTTCAAGcacaaagtaaaacaaatccTTCAAGGTTTACAGATGgtgtatgtatataaacatatgtatacacatatataaaatactgTCTCCTTCGCAATGAAACAATTAGCAGTGATCACTTTGTTGAGCCACAGTAAAAGCGACATACACACCAATTTCATTCTGTGGTCTTTATTCTCTCTATTCTAATTGCCCAGTTGAGACCCTGCAGTTTCCTTGGGATGTTTTTTCTAATTTCTCTAGATAAACAAATGACCATTGACCTCAAGAGGCATCACAGGTTCTAAAA belongs to Harpia harpyja isolate bHarHar1 chromosome 10, bHarHar1 primary haplotype, whole genome shotgun sequence and includes:
- the PHYHIPL gene encoding phytanoyl-CoA hydroxylase-interacting protein-like isoform X2, which encodes MEELPVPHNIKISNITCDSFKISWDMDSKSKDRITHYFIDLNKKENKNSNKFKHKDVPTKLVAKAVPLPMTVRGHWFLSPRTEYTVAVQTASKQVDGDYVVSEWSEIIEFCTADYSKVHLTQLLEKAEVIAGRMLKLSVFYRNQHKEYFDYIRDHHGNAMQPSVKDNSGSHGSPISGKLEGIFFSCNTEFNTGKPPQDSPYGRYRFEIAAEKLFNPNTNLYFGDFYCMYTAYHYVILVIAPVGSPGDEFCKQRLPQLNIKDNKFLTCDEEDGVMVYHHAQDVILEVIYTDPVDLSLGTVAEITGHQLMSLSTANAKKDPSCKTCNISVGR
- the PHYHIPL gene encoding phytanoyl-CoA hydroxylase-interacting protein-like isoform X1 — translated: MEAPRLAHTMSSPTSPCEEVIKNLSLEAIQLCDRDGNKSQDSGIAEMEELPVPHNIKISNITCDSFKISWDMDSKSKDRITHYFIDLNKKENKNSNKFKHKDVPTKLVAKAVPLPMTVRGHWFLSPRTEYTVAVQTASKQVDGDYVVSEWSEIIEFCTADYSKVHLTQLLEKAEVIAGRMLKLSVFYRNQHKEYFDYIRDHHGNAMQPSVKDNSGSHGSPISGKLEGIFFSCNTEFNTGKPPQDSPYGRYRFEIAAEKLFNPNTNLYFGDFYCMYTAYHYVILVIAPVGSPGDEFCKQRLPQLNIKDNKFLTCDEEDGVMVYHHAQDVILEVIYTDPVDLSLGTVAEITGHQLMSLSTANAKKDPSCKTCNISVGR